The genomic stretch TTCAGATATTTTGTTCTTTTAGTAATCCCTATTTACTCTGTCGTTTTTAATTTTATCATATAACTCGATTACTGAGCAATACTTTTTGTTGAAAGGCAATTATACCCAAAATATCCATTTAACTAAATTAGAAAAAATTGATAATTAAATCCCCTTAAATACATTTTACAAAAACTTGTGCACCATCCAATCCTTCTGCCCAAGCTTTCAATTTAAATTCTCCTTTTTTGCCAATGCTCTTTACTATTGCCAATGCTCGCCCCTTATAGAGCTTTCTCTCTCGGCTAACAAATGGTTCTGTTGACAAAGGATTGCTACTTCCTAAAGCAACAAGTTCACCAACACCTTCAACTTCTACAACTATTCTGTTATCTGCAAAAACAACCTCTCTTCCATTCTTATCTACTGCAATTATTTTTATATAACACAAATCGCCATAAGAAGAGGACATAACATCTCTATCAGGCAACAGTTTTAAGGCTATGGGCTCACCTGTTGTTTCTATTTTGTCTCTGCCAATCTCTTTACCATCTTTGTATGCTACAGCTTCTATCACTCCTGGTTCATAAATTGTGTCATAAACCATTTTAAACTGAGTATTAATCCCTACTTCTTTTCTTCCCAAACTTCTGCCATTTACAAACAGCTCAACCTCATCTGCATTTGCATAGACATGTATCGCTATTGGCATCCCTTCACATCCAGGAAAAGTGTAGCTTCGTTCAACTGGCTCCCATGCCCAGGGTTTAAAGTATAGTTTTTTGCCATACATTTGCGGTGGAAGTATTACAATATAAGGGTCTTTTCTATTTCCCCAAACAACATCTCTATAATACGATTGAGGACGTTTTTCACCACAGATATCAATATCCCCACAATTTGCTAAAAACCATGGATAAGACCCGCAGAAAGATTTAAGGTCATCTGCTTCAATACTTACCCTACCAAGACCTGCTTCGCCCAAATAATCAATAGCCGTCCACACAAAATCACCTATAACATTCGAATTTTCCATTGTTTGTTTCCAGTTTTTAAAAAGAGTATATGGATAAGTTTCTGTGCCACAGATTACTCGGTCAGGATATTTATACCTATCGTATCCATATCTATCTACTTTATAGTTATAACCAACTACATCAAGAAACCTCGAAAACTTTTCTGAAAATTCGCCCCATTTATCTTCAATAACATCTGCTTCTTGTTTAAGCATTCTAATTACATAGTCACCTTCTTCAATTATAGCAAAAAGCCTTTTATAATCATCCGGAATTGCGCACAGTGCCGCTGTTATCAGCCTTGATGAATCCAAACTTTTTACCTTTTTAGCTAATCGCTCGCACCAGGTGTATATTGAGTAGCTGCTATCATCGTCAACATCAACTCCAACTCCCCATGTAATCTCGTTTCCTATTGACCACATTATTATCGAAGGATGATTATAGTCCCTCATTATGGTGGACTCCAAATCTTCTTCCCAGTACTTGTCAAAAAATAGATGGTAGTCAAAGCTAACCTTGCCAGCATGCCATACATCAAAAAATTCTTCTATCACAAGCATCCCTAATCTATCACATGCATCCAAAAAAGCTGGGGCAAACGGATTATGAGCAAGTCTTACCGCATTGAATCCAGAAGCTTTTAAAAGTTCTACTTTTCTCTCTTCTGCCCTATCGTAACTCGCACTTCCAAGTGGTCCATTGTCATGATGAATACAGCCACCTTTTAATTTTAATGGCTTACCATTTAATTTAAATCCTTTCTTTGGATCAACTGAAATTGTCCGAATACCAAATAATGTAGAAGCACTATCTTCAATACTCTCATCACAAATAATAGTTGCTTGAATTTTATAAAGATATGGGTCTTCTATATCCCAATATTTAAATGGTTTTTGTACTAAGGATTTGGCAATTATCTTTTCTTCACTTTTACCAATCAAAAACCTCTCTTCACTGCTGAGAATTAGTTTCTCATCTTTTGAAAATACATCAAATTTTATTACCCCTTGAACTTTTTCATTAACACTGTTGACAACAACAGCTCTTACTTCTAACTTTGCAGTTCCATTTTCAATTGCTTTAGTTTGAACATGCAAATGCCATGGTTTTATATACACCTTGCCACCAATGTGTAGCCACACATGTCTGTATATGCCACAACCCGCGTACCATCTTGAGCTTGGCTTATGAGTATTTTCTACACGCACAATAACAATGTTCTTATCATCAAACTTGACATGCTTTGTTATATCAATTAGAAAACTTGTGTATCCATTGAAGTGTTTAGCAACTAACCTACCATTTACAAAAACCTCAGCTATACCCATGATTCCTTCAAACTCAAGTATTAAGTTTTTGCCTTGCCACTCTTCATCTAAAATTAATTCTTTTTTGTAATACAAACTGCATCCTGCAGTATACCCTTCCCCAGCACCTGAGGGATTGACCTCACTTCTTTCCTTCTCAATTACAGCATCATGTGGCAGATCCACCTTTTTCCACTCATATTCTGAACTTGTTAAGTTTAATACATTTGCAAAACCAAGCTCAAGATACTCCCATGACCTGTCCAAATTTATCTTCTGCATTTTTGAAACTCAAGAACATCTTGAGCCGCTTCAGAAAATCAGCGGCTCAAGATGGCTGGGGTATTTATAGTCCGCCACATCAAAGTCTCCCAGCCCCAGCAGGCGGTTTTCTGGGGAAACTTTTCTCTTTTCTACTCACTACTTTTTCCCATTTCTTGACATCTTGTCAATTGCCTCCCACAGCCCGTTCAAATACGCAATGCCAAGTGCTCTATCATAAAGTCCATAACCAGGTCTTCCTTTTTCGCCCCAAATCATCCTTCCATGGTCAGGTCGCAAATACCCGTCAAAACCTATGTCGTATATAGCCTTTATAATCTCAAACATGTCAAATGAACCATCTGTCGATAGGTGTGATGTCTCGTAAAAAGATCTCTCACCTGTAAATTTTATATTTCTCACATGCATAAAATGTATTCTTCCCATTTTGCCAAAATACCTTATAAGTTCCGGAATGTTGTTTTCCCTGTTTGCCCCAAGCGACCCTGTGCACAAAGTCAACCCATTGTACGGACTGTCAACCGCTTTTAAAAACTTTTCTATATTTTTCTTGTTTGTTACAACCCTTGGAAGACCAAAAAGTGACCAAGGCGGATCATCAGGATGTATTGCCATTTTAACATCACACTGCTCACACACAGGAATTATATTCTCCAAAAAGTAGATAAGATTTTGCAAAAGCTTATTCTCATCAACATCTTTGTACATCTCAAACAGGCTCTGGAGCTGTTTTAACCTGTAGTTCTCCCAACCAGGAAGAGAAAATCCTTGTGAGCCCCTTTCCATGCTTTTTACAAGTTCATCTGGTGTCATATTTTTAAGTATCTCATGGTTATATTCCATAACCTCAGAACCATCAGGGAGCTTTTTTGCAAGGTCTGTCCTCAGCCAGTCAAATACAGGCATGAAGTTATAGCATATTACTTTTACACCCGCTTTTGCTAAGTTCCTTATGGTCTGCTTATAGTTTTCTATATACCTATCTCGACTTGGAAGACCAAGTTTTATGTCCTCATGGACATTTACGCTTTCTATTACCTCAAACTTAAGCCCTGCACCTTCTACCAATTTTTTTAGCTCAAAAATCCTATCTTCCGGCCATACCTCTCCAACTGGAATATCAAAAAGCGCTGTTACAACACCATATATCCCTGGGATTTGGCGTATGTATTCAAGTGGAATATTATCATCCTTTGGTCCAAACCACCTAAATGTCATTTTAAAACCCACTTTTAAAAACCCCTTTCTTTTTTAAAATCTTTTAATTTACATGCTTTTGCAATGTCTTTCTCACAGCTCCAATGCCTTGTATCATCTCTTTAAAATATTCCACTACCCTCTGAGATAGTCCCACTTCAAATAAGTCAACCCTGAAAATAACCTCATTAGTTAGAATTGGTCTTAGCCTTTCTTCCAAATCTTCATACTCTTTGCCAAGTTCTATGCCCTCAAGATGTTTTTTAAGCTCAAGTATAAGTGGGTCTGGGCTTGGCTCAAAAGCTCTCCCTTCATCATCAATGCACATTAAATACCTCAGCCACCCTGCTATTACAAGAGGGATGTATCTGAGGCTTTTCACATCTAAATCCGGGCTTTCTAAATATGCTTTTATAGTCTCTCCAAATCTAATTGGCATCTTTTGTGATGTGTCTGTTGCAATCCTCTGCGGTGTATCAGGTATATACGGATTCGGAAATCTCTCTTCTATCACTTCCCTTATATACTCCCTTGGATTTATTATTTTTGGGTCAACAACAACCTTCAATCCCTCATCATATCCTATCTTCTCGATAAGCCTTTTTAAATGCTCATCTTTTACCTCTTCATAAATTGTCTTATACCCAAGCAGACAGCCAAATATAGCCAAAGCCGTGTGAAGAGGATTCAAACATGTCTGAACCTTCATCCGCTCAGAGTCTTCCACAGTCTTTCTATCTGTCATAAATACTCCTGCTCTTTCCAGTGGCGGTCTTCCATTTGGAAAACTATCTTCTATTACAAGATACTGAGCCTTTTCTGTATTGACAAACGGCGCAATGTATGTATTTTTCGATGTGCAAATGATATTCATATTTTCAAGTCCATCTTTCTCTAAAAGTTCCTTTATTCTCTCCGATGGCCTTGGGACAATCTTGTCTATCATGCTCCACGGGAAACTTACCAAAGAATTATCGTTCAAGTATTTAACAAAATCCTCTTCAACAAAACCTCTTTTTGCCCACTCTTTAGCTATTTGAACTATTGAACTTTGCAATTTTTCACCATTTTTAGAACAGTTGTCAAGGCTCACATATGCAATTGGCTTTTTGCCGCTTTTGTATCGAACATATGCCAAGGCTGCAACCTTGCCCATTGAACTTTTTGGACTTTGAGGTCCATTTTCTATATCCTCTTTAACTGTAGGCAGATAGTCTCCTTTGAGGTCAAACAGGTTGTATCCTTTTTCTGTTATTGTGAATGTCACCAGCTCAAGAGTGGAACTTTCAAAAATTCTACAAAGTCTTTTCCAATCTCCCTCAAAACTTTTATCGCACTTTAGCCCTTCTGTAATGCTTGCAATCACTCTTTTTTCTAAATTTCCTTTTGCATCAGATGTCACAACCAAGCAGAGATTGTCATAAGGCTTGTATATTCTGTCAATTATCTCATAGTCAAAAAGCTCTGCTGCAATCACTCCTCTGTCAAGTTCTCCTCTTTCAATTAAATCCTGAACTATTGCTGCAATATACCCTCTAAAGATGTTACCTGCTCCAAAATGTACCCAAACAGGATTTGTGTAAGTAGCATTTTTTATTTTTTCAATGTCAAACTTAGGCAAAATAATATTGGCTTTTTGCCATAAATCTTGCTTTGATATATCTTTTATCTTCAGTTCAAACATTTCAACTTCTCAACCTCGCTTTCAAAAAATATATATTACGGATATATTAGTCTTCCCTTTTCATCAGGTATTCCTGTTTTTCTATAAAAATATGTGTTGATAACATCTCTCCATTCCATTGCATGTTCTTTTTGCATATTCAATCTTTCATATACTCTGTTGAAGATCTCCTCATCAATCTTTCCTCTCAGTTCCTCCCACTTTTCTATAAGTTTATCTACCATCTCAGCTCCTTCAAAGTGAGAGTCATACATAAACTGCAGGAGCGTCTTTCCATTTTTCAGCCTAAAATCATACGGCACTCTGTGGAAAAATAAAAGAAGTTCTTCAGGACATTTATTTATATCATCGAATATTTCCTGCCAGGGCTTGTGATATTGCAACGTATAACCTGTCCCTCTTGAAGTTCTGTCAACCCCAATTGCTTTTATGTCTGCCCGATGATATGTTCCCCACTTTGAATACTCATACCCTTCCGGGTTTGGACCATAGTGATGACCTGGATTTACCATCCAGCCAAGCCCAAGCGGCGTTGTATACTTTTCGTAGATTGCGTGAGAATTAAGAAGCATCCATAAAATGTTGTCAACCACTTTTTTGTCATCTCCAAATGTTAAAATGGTCCACTCTCTTGCTATATCTTCAATCTTTTTATCTGGGTCCCACGCAAGTTTTCCAAACGTCCACAGATTCGCCTGTGCAAGGTCATGACCTGTCCAGTTGATGCTATCCCCAATATTCGAAACACCTGCAAATCCTGCATATTTCATTCCAAAAAGACTTCCATCCACTATTCTCTTTACGTACGAACCTTTTCCTTTGCAATATGTGTCAAACTCTAAAATCTCTTTCCATAGCGTCCCCAAATAGCACAGATGAATTTGTTGACCTGTATATTCTTGGGTTATTTGAAACTCTATCATCTGGTTTGTCTTTTCCATAGCGCCAAAAAGAGGTGAGACAGGTTCTCTTACCTGAAAATCCATCGGACCATACTTTATCTGTAAAATGACATTTTCAGAAAAATTTCCGTCAAGCGGCTTAAAGTTGTCATATGCAGCCTTTGCTCTATCTGTCTTAGTATCTCTCCAATCCTGCAAGCAGTTGTAAACAAACGCACGCCAGATAACAACTCCTCCATAAGGCGAAAGTGCCTCTGCAAGCATGTTTGCCCCATCTGCGTGCGTTCTTCTGTATACATAAGGTCCTGGATTGAACTCAGAATCGGCTTTTACCAAAAATCCACCAAAGTCTGGTATGTAGCTGTAAATATTCTTTACAGTTTCTTTCCACCAAATTTGAACGTTTTTGTCAAGTGGGTCTGCAGTGTTAAGACCTCCTATATAAATTGGGCTTGCAAAGTTTATGCTAAGGTAAAGTTTTATCCCATAGAGTCTAAAAATTTCTGCTATTTTCGAGAGGTCATTTAGATATTTTGGCGTAATTAACCATATAGCCTTATCTCTTACATTTACATTATTTATAACAACACCGTTTATTCCAATTGATGCAAGAAGTCTTGCATAATCCAATATACGTTTATAATTGCGTTTTACTCTACCATTAGCAAAAAATATAGATTTGCCTGCATATCCTCTTTCAATACTTCCATCCATATTATCCCAATGGTTAATAATTCGTAACGGGGCCTTTGGATTTTCTACACAATTGAGTTCTTTTAAGCTTGTTTTAAGTATAATCTTGTTTATCAAATGAAATATCCCATATATTATTCCTTTTTCACTTTTTGATGCAACAATAATGTATTTTCGTTTATTTTCATCTATAACTTTTATCAAAAATCCTTCCTCGCTTACTTCTTTTCTCTCCTCATCAGTTATAAAATTGTTGAGTCTTTCATCTGTTACTTTGCCTAAAATGATTCCACTGTCAATATTAATATTTATAGAATTGCTGAGCCTCAGCTCAGTTCCAAAAAGTGCACATAAAGCTTTCTTTAATTCATTTCCTGCATTCTGAAAATATATATTTTTCTCAAGCAATACTATCTGATCTAAAAATTTTTCGATTTCCTGGACATATTCAATTTCCTCTATAGGTTTATAAGAAAGCCAACACGTAGAATATTTTGGGTTACTGCTCCTTGATAAAATCATAACAAATCACTTCCCCCTGCTTATTTTAGAAAACGATTTCTTTTTAGTTTCTGAAAATTAACTTTCATTGACAGATACAGAATTCCTAAATTTAGAAGGACTTTTTCCTACATACTCTTCAAATTTTAATGAAAAGTAGTCAGGGTCACTATAGCCTACTTCTTTTGCTATTTCATAAATCTTCTTATCAGTTGTCAATAGCAGTTTTTTTGCATTTTCAATACGTACAAAATGTAAATATTTATTAAATGGCATATTAAAATGTTTTTTAAACATCCTGCCTAAGTAGATGGGGTTAATAAAAAACTGCTGGGCTATACTTTTTATTGTTAAGTCTTTGTTGTAGTTTTCTTTTATAAATAACTCTATTTTTTTCATAAAGCTTGATCCACTAAATTTTGAATTGTGGTCAATACAATTTATTACCTGGTCTAAAATTTCCATAACCTTAGAAATAAATTTGCTTTTTTGTATGTCTGTTCTAAATATAAACTTTATACTATCAGTTTCGAATAGCTGATATACCTCAAAGTAATCTATTATTTCAAGCACAGCAAAGAGAATATAACCTTTTATCACTTCTGGTGATACTTTGTTGTTCTGACATTCATCAAAAAATCTTGAAAGTTTTACTTTTATATCATCAAATCGCTTTTCTTCAATAAGCCTAATTAGTTCTTTTGAAAGTTTTTTATCCTCAAGGTAGTGTTCAAATTCTCCAATCTCGGACGCCTCTATAATACCACTCTTTTCGTAAAATTGAGCAAAGTTAAATTTTTTCAAAAGTTGTTTATATAATGTATGCATCTTCTGACCAGATGTATATTCCTGCACAATTATTGTCTGCAAATCTAATAAACTCCTTATTTCGTCAAAAGCCTGTTTAACTAAACTATTTTTCTTTTGCCCTTGAATGGCATTAATTAATAAAATTAAGTTAAAGTAATTATCCCAATAGCACTTAATCTCAATGCCTTTGACCAAATAATTGGCATTTATATTTTTTTCTGTTTCCATTAACTTCTCATAAACTGTCAAATCGTCTTCATATTGAAAAGCTTCCTGTTTGGAAATTCCAAGATATTTTTTTACTCCATTTTCAGTACTATCTACAATATAATCATCATCTTGTATTTCAAGAGCTCTTATAAAAGCTGAGTTCCTTCTTACATATTCAAATAATTCTTTCTTTTTATAGTCTTCCTTTTCGCTTGATATCCTCGTTTTTATCCTCTCTAATGTTTGCATAAGCTCAATCTCATCTATAGGTTTTAATAGATAATCATTTACACCATACTTTATAGCTGCTTTTGCAAATTCAAACTCATTGTACCCACTGATAATTATTATTGCAGGTTTGTTTTCAAACTCCTCTGAAACTCTCTTTATCAGCTCAATTCCATCCATCACTGGCATCTTTATGTCTGTTATTATTACATCTACTTTCTTACTTTTGAGAATATCAAGGGCTTCCTGCCCATTTCCCGCTTCATATGCAATTTCAAACCCGAGCCTCTCCCAATCAATAAGTTTAATTATACCCTTTCTCATGAATATCTCATCTTCAACCAAAAGAATTTTTATCATGGTTTACACACCCTCACTATATTCTTATGAAACAAATGCTGGCAATTCTAAAGGAAGTTTAATAACAACCTTTGTCCCTTTATTGATAGAACTTTCAATATAAAACTCAGCATTGTCGTTGTAGTACAGCATTAACCTTCTGTAAACATTTTTAAGCCCAATACTTTTATCATAGAGTGGATTGTTAAGATTAGCATAAAGCTCCTCAAGCTTTTTCTCGTCCATCCCTATCCCGTTGTCAGCAACTTCTATTATTAAATTTATACCCCCTTTTTTTACTTTAACTATTACTTTACCACTGTCTTCTTTTTCTTCTATACCATGTATACACGCATTTTCAACAAGTGGCTGGATTGTCATCTTAGGAATCAAACAATTTTTAGCATCCTCTTCTACAAAAATTTCATATGTCAATTTTTCACCAAATCTGTATTGCTGTATTTTTAGAAAATCTTCTACAAAATTGATTTCTTCCTGAACTGTGGTTATATCATTTCCCCAGTAAATAAGCCTCCTTAAAGTCCTTGTTAGATACTTAATTATCTCAGCTGTTTCCAGTTCATTCTTCAAAACAGAACGCATTCTTATTGAATCCAGTGTATTGAAAAGAAAATGTGGATTTATCTGACTCTGAAGCGCATTTATCTCTGCCTGCTTTTTTTCAACTTCAAGTGTCTTCTTTTGAATTTCAGAAAGCATTTCCTTCTCTATAAGTTCTTTAAGTCTTATTGTCATATTGTTAAATTCTCTTATAAGATTTCCAATCTCATCGTTCCCTTCTCTGCATGTCAGAATCTCGAAGCGCTGCTTCTTAACTTTTCTCATATGTCTTTCTAAAAGCTCCAGTCTATTTGATATAGAAGAAGTTATGAGTCTTATTAAAAAGGTTGCAAATATCAAGCTCAAAAGGGAAATAAGTAATATGAACTCAATAGCTTTGTATATCTCTCCCATCATATACGATCGCGAAAATACTCCAACAAGTTTCCATCCATTTAAAAGATTTATATCCAGATTATTCACAAACACATACGAACCTTTCGGCACAAATTTACTCGTCTCAAATTTTACAAAAGGCTTGGTAAAAATTAAATTATTGTATGTATGAGCTGCAATTATTCTGTTACTGCTGTCTATTAAGTAAATCTCTCCACCAAATACCTCAAAATTTATGGAATTAAAAAAGCTTGAAAGATAAATATCAATTTTTGCTATTTTCGTATATTTACTATTGTTTCCCGTCGAAGTACTTCTTTGCTCATATTGATTGAGATTTCTTATCAATGACACATATCCTTCTTCTCCATTAACTCCATTGTCGCTGGTAGGTATTATAACTATTCCTTGCAGATTATTAATTACTTTATCATACCATTCTTTAACCTCTTGTATATTTAACTTTCTATACCCGTCACTGTTTAAAATTGTAGGATTGTTTGTA from Caldicellulosiruptor kronotskyensis 2002 encodes the following:
- the uxuA gene encoding mannonate dehydratase — protein: MTFRWFGPKDDNIPLEYIRQIPGIYGVVTALFDIPVGEVWPEDRIFELKKLVEGAGLKFEVIESVNVHEDIKLGLPSRDRYIENYKQTIRNLAKAGVKVICYNFMPVFDWLRTDLAKKLPDGSEVMEYNHEILKNMTPDELVKSMERGSQGFSLPGWENYRLKQLQSLFEMYKDVDENKLLQNLIYFLENIIPVCEQCDVKMAIHPDDPPWSLFGLPRVVTNKKNIEKFLKAVDSPYNGLTLCTGSLGANRENNIPELIRYFGKMGRIHFMHVRNIKFTGERSFYETSHLSTDGSFDMFEIIKAIYDIGFDGYLRPDHGRMIWGEKGRPGYGLYDRALGIAYLNGLWEAIDKMSRNGKK
- a CDS encoding response regulator transcription factor; the protein is MIKILLVEDEIFMRKGIIKLIDWERLGFEIAYEAGNGQEALDILKSKKVDVIITDIKMPVMDGIELIKRVSEEFENKPAIIIISGYNEFEFAKAAIKYGVNDYLLKPIDEIELMQTLERIKTRISSEKEDYKKKELFEYVRRNSAFIRALEIQDDDYIVDSTENGVKKYLGISKQEAFQYEDDLTVYEKLMETEKNINANYLVKGIEIKCYWDNYFNLILLINAIQGQKKNSLVKQAFDEIRSLLDLQTIIVQEYTSGQKMHTLYKQLLKKFNFAQFYEKSGIIEASEIGEFEHYLEDKKLSKELIRLIEEKRFDDIKVKLSRFFDECQNNKVSPEVIKGYILFAVLEIIDYFEVYQLFETDSIKFIFRTDIQKSKFISKVMEILDQVINCIDHNSKFSGSSFMKKIELFIKENYNKDLTIKSIAQQFFINPIYLGRMFKKHFNMPFNKYLHFVRIENAKKLLLTTDKKIYEIAKEVGYSDPDYFSLKFEEYVGKSPSKFRNSVSVNES
- a CDS encoding mannitol dehydrogenase family protein, which gives rise to MFELKIKDISKQDLWQKANIILPKFDIEKIKNATYTNPVWVHFGAGNIFRGYIAAIVQDLIERGELDRGVIAAELFDYEIIDRIYKPYDNLCLVVTSDAKGNLEKRVIASITEGLKCDKSFEGDWKRLCRIFESSTLELVTFTITEKGYNLFDLKGDYLPTVKEDIENGPQSPKSSMGKVAALAYVRYKSGKKPIAYVSLDNCSKNGEKLQSSIVQIAKEWAKRGFVEEDFVKYLNDNSLVSFPWSMIDKIVPRPSERIKELLEKDGLENMNIICTSKNTYIAPFVNTEKAQYLVIEDSFPNGRPPLERAGVFMTDRKTVEDSERMKVQTCLNPLHTALAIFGCLLGYKTIYEEVKDEHLKRLIEKIGYDEGLKVVVDPKIINPREYIREVIEERFPNPYIPDTPQRIATDTSQKMPIRFGETIKAYLESPDLDVKSLRYIPLVIAGWLRYLMCIDDEGRAFEPSPDPLILELKKHLEGIELGKEYEDLEERLRPILTNEVIFRVDLFEVGLSQRVVEYFKEMIQGIGAVRKTLQKHVN
- a CDS encoding alpha-glucuronidase family glycosyl hydrolase, with protein sequence MILSRSSNPKYSTCWLSYKPIEEIEYVQEIEKFLDQIVLLEKNIYFQNAGNELKKALCALFGTELRLSNSININIDSGIILGKVTDERLNNFITDEERKEVSEEGFLIKVIDENKRKYIIVASKSEKGIIYGIFHLINKIILKTSLKELNCVENPKAPLRIINHWDNMDGSIERGYAGKSIFFANGRVKRNYKRILDYARLLASIGINGVVINNVNVRDKAIWLITPKYLNDLSKIAEIFRLYGIKLYLSINFASPIYIGGLNTADPLDKNVQIWWKETVKNIYSYIPDFGGFLVKADSEFNPGPYVYRRTHADGANMLAEALSPYGGVVIWRAFVYNCLQDWRDTKTDRAKAAYDNFKPLDGNFSENVILQIKYGPMDFQVREPVSPLFGAMEKTNQMIEFQITQEYTGQQIHLCYLGTLWKEILEFDTYCKGKGSYVKRIVDGSLFGMKYAGFAGVSNIGDSINWTGHDLAQANLWTFGKLAWDPDKKIEDIAREWTILTFGDDKKVVDNILWMLLNSHAIYEKYTTPLGLGWMVNPGHHYGPNPEGYEYSKWGTYHRADIKAIGVDRTSRGTGYTLQYHKPWQEIFDDINKCPEELLLFFHRVPYDFRLKNGKTLLQFMYDSHFEGAEMVDKLIEKWEELRGKIDEEIFNRVYERLNMQKEHAMEWRDVINTYFYRKTGIPDEKGRLIYP
- a CDS encoding glycoside hydrolase family 2 TIM barrel-domain containing protein, which codes for MQKINLDRSWEYLELGFANVLNLTSSEYEWKKVDLPHDAVIEKERSEVNPSGAGEGYTAGCSLYYKKELILDEEWQGKNLILEFEGIMGIAEVFVNGRLVAKHFNGYTSFLIDITKHVKFDDKNIVIVRVENTHKPSSRWYAGCGIYRHVWLHIGGKVYIKPWHLHVQTKAIENGTAKLEVRAVVVNSVNEKVQGVIKFDVFSKDEKLILSSEERFLIGKSEEKIIAKSLVQKPFKYWDIEDPYLYKIQATIICDESIEDSASTLFGIRTISVDPKKGFKLNGKPLKLKGGCIHHDNGPLGSASYDRAEERKVELLKASGFNAVRLAHNPFAPAFLDACDRLGMLVIEEFFDVWHAGKVSFDYHLFFDKYWEEDLESTIMRDYNHPSIIMWSIGNEITWGVGVDVDDDSSYSIYTWCERLAKKVKSLDSSRLITAALCAIPDDYKRLFAIIEEGDYVIRMLKQEADVIEDKWGEFSEKFSRFLDVVGYNYKVDRYGYDRYKYPDRVICGTETYPYTLFKNWKQTMENSNVIGDFVWTAIDYLGEAGLGRVSIEADDLKSFCGSYPWFLANCGDIDICGEKRPQSYYRDVVWGNRKDPYIVILPPQMYGKKLYFKPWAWEPVERSYTFPGCEGMPIAIHVYANADEVELFVNGRSLGRKEVGINTQFKMVYDTIYEPGVIEAVAYKDGKEIGRDKIETTGEPIALKLLPDRDVMSSSYGDLCYIKIIAVDKNGREVVFADNRIVVEVEGVGELVALGSSNPLSTEPFVSRERKLYKGRALAIVKSIGKKGEFKLKAWAEGLDGAQVFVKCI
- a CDS encoding sensor histidine kinase gives rise to the protein MWWNKVLKKFFKFSKERILDRLDNLSVRKKLLLVYILCVLIPTVVSHFIFTIFIIKNLQQQKITQIKSAFNILNTNIKKVIDEAILYSNTLYTDDLLNDMLDINYHGMDDFYSNYVQYLRNRIYQGRNVYSNIARVTIYTNNPTILNSDGYRKLNIQEVKEWYDKVINNLQGIVIIPTSDNGVNGEEGYVSLIRNLNQYEQRSTSTGNNSKYTKIAKIDIYLSSFFNSINFEVFGGEIYLIDSSNRIIAAHTYNNLIFTKPFVKFETSKFVPKGSYVFVNNLDINLLNGWKLVGVFSRSYMMGEIYKAIEFILLISLLSLIFATFLIRLITSSISNRLELLERHMRKVKKQRFEILTCREGNDEIGNLIREFNNMTIRLKELIEKEMLSEIQKKTLEVEKKQAEINALQSQINPHFLFNTLDSIRMRSVLKNELETAEIIKYLTRTLRRLIYWGNDITTVQEEINFVEDFLKIQQYRFGEKLTYEIFVEEDAKNCLIPKMTIQPLVENACIHGIEEKEDSGKVIVKVKKGGINLIIEVADNGIGMDEKKLEELYANLNNPLYDKSIGLKNVYRRLMLYYNDNAEFYIESSINKGTKVVIKLPLELPAFVS